Within the Bacillus pumilus genome, the region GCGTACTTGTTTTGTTTTTGCATGTGTAAATGCAAAAGCATTGTTTTTTGCCTTTTAATGAACCACCTGGGTATGTGGGTTATAAAAAAAGCAACGAAGGGAGGAATAACAACATGCCTACAATTAATCAGCTAATACGCAAAGGACGCGTGAGTAAAGTTGAAAACTCAAAGTCTCCTGCACTTAACAAAGGATACAACAGTTTCAAAAAAGAGCACACTAACGTAACATCTCCACAGAAGCGCGGGGTTTGTACTCGTGTCGGCACAATGACACCGAAAAAACCAAACTCAGCACTACGTAAATATGCTCGTGTACGTTTGTCTAACCTGATTGAGGTAACAGCTTACATTCCTGGTATCGGACATAATCTACAAGAGCACAGTGTAGTACTTATCCGTGGCGGACGTGTAAAAGACTTACCGGGTGTACGTTACCACATCGTTCGTGGTGCGCTTGATACTGCCGGAGTTGACGGTCGTATGCAAGGACGTTCTAAATACGGAACAAAACGCCCTAAACAAAGCAAATAATACAAACAAACATAAGGGTTTTTAGAAGTTGAGTTCAGATCAGTGGAGTCAGGCAACTGACAATGATATTGAGATGAGAGACAGATAGAAATCCTTTTAAATGAGAAGGGAGGCTATCAGATGCCACGTAAAGGTCCTGTAGCAAAAAGAGACGTATTGCCAGATCCAATTTACAATTCTAAACTTGTATCTCGTTTGATCAACAAAATGATGATCGACGGTAAAAGAGGAAAGTCACAAACTATTCTCTACAAGTCATTTGATATCATCAAAGAACGTACTGGTAATGAAGCGATGGAGGTTTTCGAACAAGCCTTGAAAAACATCATGCCAGTTCTTGAAGTTAAAGCACGTCGTGTAGGTGGAGCTAACTACCAAGTTCCTGTAGAAGTTCGCCCAGACCGTCGTACGACTTTAGGTCTTCGCTGGTTAGTAAACTACGCTCGTCTTCGTGGAGAAAAAACGATGGAAGAGCGTCTTGCTAACGAAATCCTTGATGCAGCTAACAACACTGGTGCTGCTGTTAAGAAACGTGAAGATACACACAAAATGGCAGAAGCGAACAAAGCATTCGCTCACTACCGCTGGTAGGATTTATACCAAACTAAAAAAACTATTCCCTAATAAGGAAGGAGAAATTACCCAATGGCAAGAGAGTTCTCCTTAGACAAAACTCGTAATATTGGTATCATGGCTCACATCGATGCCGGTAAAACGACAACGACTGAGCGTATCTTATACTACACTGGTCGTATCCATAAAATTGGTGAAACTCACGAAGGAGCTTCCCAAATGGACTGGATGGAGCAGGAGCAAGAACGTGGTATTACAATCACTTCTGCTGCTACTACAGCACAATGGAAAGGTTACCGTGTAAACATCATTGATACACCAGGACACGTAGACTTCACTGTTGAAGTTGAACGTTCTTTACGTGTACTTGATGGTGCGGTAGCAGTTCTTGATGCACAATCAGGTGTAGAGCCTCAAACTGAAACAGTTTGGCGCCAAGCAACAACTTACGGAGTACCTCGTATCGTATTCGTTAACAAAATGGATAAAACCGGTGCGGACTTCCTTTACTCTGTAAGTACATTAAGAGATCGTCTTCAAGCGAACGCTCATGCAATTCAATTGCCGATCGGCGCTGAAGATCAATTCGAAGGAATCATCGACCTTGTAGATAACGTAGCATACTTCTACGAAGATGACCTTGGAACTCGCTCTGATGCACAAGAAATCCCTGCTGAGTATAAAGACAAAGCTGAAGAGCTTCGTAACAGCCTTATTGAAGCTGTCGCTGAGCTTGATGAAGAGCTTATGGAAAAATACCTTGAGGGTGAAGAAATTACAATTCCTGAATTGAAGGCTGCAATCCGTAAAGGAACGTTGAATGTTGAATTCTACCCAGTTCTTGTTGGATCTGCTTTCAAAAACAAAGGTGTTCAGCTTGTACTTGATGCTGTGCTTGATTACCTTCCTGCACCAACTGATGTTGCTGCAATCAAAGGTATCCTGCCAGATTCAAATGAAGAGGTTGTTCGTGAGTCTACTGATGACGCACCATTCTCAGCTCTTGCATTTAAAGTTATGACTGACCCTTATGTTGGGAAACTAACTTTCTTCCGCGTATACTCTGGAACACTTGCTTCAGGTTCATACGTGAAGAACTCTTCTAAGAACAAGCGTGAGCGTGTTGGACGTATCCTTCAAATGCACGCAAACAGCCGTGAAGAAATCTCTACTGTATATGCAGGGGATATCGCAGCAGCTGTTGGTCTTAAAGATACATCTACTGGTGACACTCTTTGTGATGAGAAAGATACTGTTATCCTTGAGTCTATGGAATTCCCAGAGCCAGTTATCGATGTAGCTATCGAGCCTAAATCAAAGGCTGACCAAGATAAAATGGGTATCGCTTTAGCTAAACTAGCTGAAGAGGATCCAACATTCCGTACACAAACAAACCCTGAAACTGGTCAAACGATCATCTCTGGTATGGGTGAGCTTCACCTTGATATCATTGTTGACCGTATGAAGCGTGAGTTCAAGGTTGAAGCTAACGTAGGAGCTCCTCAAGTTGCGTACCGTGAAACATTCCGTTCTGGTGCAAAAGTTGAAGGTAAATTCGTACGTCAGTCTGGTGGACGTGGTCAGTTCGGACACGTTTGGATCGAATTCGAACCAAACGAAGAAGGCGCAGGCTTCGAATTTGAAAATGCAATCGTCGGTGGGGTTGTTCCACGTGAATACATTCCAGCAATTCAAGCAGGTCTTGAAGATTCACTTGAAAATGGTGTATTAGCTGGATTCCCATTAATCGACATCAAAGCAAAATTATTTGATGGATCTTACCACGATGTTGACTCGAACGAAATGGCGTTTAAAATTGCTGCATCTATGGCATTGAAAAATGCTGTCAGCAAATGTAACCCAGTTCTACTTGAGCCAATGATGAAAGTGGAAGTCGTTATCCCTGAAGAATACATGGGAGACATCATGGGTGATATCACATCTCGTCGTGGACGTGTAGAAGGAATGGAAGCTCGCGGTAACGCCCAAGTTGTTCGCGCAATGGTTCCACTTTCTGAAATGTTCGGATATGCAACTTCACTCCGTTCTAACACACAAGGACGCGGTACTTTCACTATGCACATGGATCACTACGAAGAAGTGCCTAAGAGCATCAGTGAAGAAATCATCAAAAAAAATAAAGGTGAATAATTGATTTTGCCTTTAAACTAAAGTATAACTACTATTGAAGATCAGAAAGTGACAGGTAACTCTTCACTTTCTATCACTCTATACCAAATACAATGAACCTTTAAGGAGGATTTTTAGAATGGCTAAAGAAAAATTCGACCGTTCCAAATCGCATGCTAACATTGGTACAATTGGACACGTTGACCATGGTAAAACAACTCTAACTGCTGCTATCTCAACAGTTCTTCATAAGAAATCTGGTAAAGGTACGGCTATGGCTTATGACCAAATCGATGGTGCTCCAGAAGAGCGCGAGCGTGGAATCACAATCTCAACTGCACACGTTGAGTATGAAACTGAAACTCGTCACTATGCACACGTAGACTGCCCAGGACACGCTGACTATGTTAAAAACATGATCACTGGTGCTGCTCAAATGGACGGCGCGATCTTAGTAGTATCTGCTGCTGATGGTCCAATGCCACAAACACGTGAGCACATCCTACTTTCTCGTAACGTAGGTGTACCTTACATCGTAGTATTCCTTAACAAATGTGACATGGTTGACGATGAAGAGTTACTTGAACTTGTTGAAATGGAAGTTCGTGACCTTCTTTCTGACTATGACTTCCCTGGTGACGATGTTCCAGTTATCAAAGGTTCTGCTCTTAAAGCTCTTGAAGGAGATGCTGATTACGAAGCAAAAATCTTTGAACTTATGGACGCGGTTGATGAGTACATCCCAACTCCAGAACGTGACACTGAGAAGCCATTCATGATGCCAGTTGAGGACGTATTCTCAATCACTGGTCGTGGAACAGTTGCTACTGGTCGTGTTGAGCGTGGACAAGTTAAAGTCGGTGACGAAGTTGAAATCATCGGTCTTCAAGAAGAAAACGGTAAAACAACTGTTACAGGTGTTGAAATGTTCCGTAAGCTTCTTGACTATGCTGAAGCTGGTGACAACATCGGTGCACTACTTCGTGGTGTATCTCGTGAAGATATCCAACGTGGTCAAGTACTTGCTAAACCAGGTACAATCACTCCACATAGCCGTTTCAAAGCTGAAGTTTATGTACTTTCTAAAGAAGAGGGTGGACGTCATACTCCATTCTTCGCTAACTACCGTCCGCAGTTCTACTTCCGTACAACTGACGTAACTGGTATCGTACATCTTCCAGAAGGTACTGAAATGGTTATGCCTGGCGATAACACTGAGATGGAAGTTGAACTTATCTCTACTATCGCTATCGAAGAAGGAACTCGTTTCTCTATCCGTGAGGGTGGACGTACTGTAGGTTCTGGCGTCGTTTCATCTATCATTAAGTAATAAAACATATAAAAGAGACTCCTTGCAAAAGGGTCTCTTTTTTTGCTTTTCCAGATCAGAACGGCTACTATAAGCTATAGAATCTAAATGGAACCGAGAGGATCACTGGAATGGCGAAGACATATTTGAAGAAATGGTTAATCGGTGGAGTTGACCAATGGATTATGATCAAAGAAGATCATACTAGTGAAGCGAAGCCTGTTCTATTATTTGTACACGGTGGACCAGGTTCTGCTCAAATCAGTTATATTAATTCGTTTCATGAGGAGCTTAATCGAGATTTTACAGTGGTTCATTGGGATCAACGAGGAGCAGGACTTTCCTATCAAAACAATCTCCCCAATACGTCCATGACCATTCAGCAATTTATTGAAGATACGATTGAACTGACAGAGAAAATCCTTTCATATCTAGGTCAATCAAAATTGTACATCGCCGGATATTCATGGGGGTCATTAATCGCCATACAAGCAGTACATAAACGCCCAGATCTTTATCATGCGTATTATGGAATTAGTCAGGTGGTAGATGTTTTAAAAGAAGATATTGTGTCGTACGACCTTCTCTTGAAAAAATATCACCGAAATCGGCTGTTTGCTTGGTGTCTGCGATTACTGACGCCTCCTCCGTGGAAACGATTATCGGCTCATGCTCTATTCTCTCTATATAAAGAGCTTGGGAGCGTAGGTCTCACACATAAGTGGAAGCCGCTCCTTCAAATGCTACACAGTTTTATTTTTAGTAAAGAATATCAGCTCAAAGATAAGTGGAAGTTCCTGAAAGGACAGAAATTTAGCCAGGACATGCTATGGGATGAATTGATGAATGAGAGCATTGAATACCGAGTTTCTACTATATTAATACCTTGTTACTTTATCATTGGTGAATATGACATGATTACACCAGCTGCTGTATCAAAACCATATGTTGAGCAATTAAAAGCGCCAATCAAAGAATGGTTCACCTTTAAAGAATCTGCACATTCCCCGCATCTAGAAGAACCAGAAGAATTTATTCGCACCATCAAAAAGACTGCTGTACATCATCTTCAGGGAAAGCTTGATTTATAGGCTGAACCCCTGTATAATATGAAAAGTGTGCAAATCATAAATTTATCCGATTTATTATTGCAACACGCAGGCCAATTTGGTACAATAGTGCATGTTGGTCTTTGACTGCGATGAAGTGAGAGGTTGCTGACACACCCGGCCGCTTTGCCATGGCAAGGTGATCAGGTTTTTCTCACGGAGAACTGTCTAACGTAAGTAGGCGAAAAGGAGGGAAAATAATGGCAAAACAAAAAATTCGTATTCGTTTAAAAGCATATGATCATAGAATTCTTGATCAATCTGCTGAGAAGATTGTTGAAACGGCTAAGCGTTCTGGTGCTAGTGTATCTGGTCCAATCCCGCTTCCAACTGAAAAATCAGTTTACACAATCCTTCGTGCGGTGCATAAGTACAAAGATTCTCGTGAGCAATTTGAGATGCGTACTCACAAACGTCTAATCGACATCGTGAATCCAACTCCACAAACAGTTGATGCACTTATGCGTTTAGATTTACCATCTGGTGTAGATATCGAAATCAAACTTTAATTCAAATAGAAAACACATATTATAGGAGGTGTGACTAATGACCAAAGGAATCTTAGGTAGAAAAATTGGTATGACGCAAGTATTCGCAGAAAACGGTGATCTTATCCCTGTAACTGTTGTTGAGGCTGCTGCTAACGTTGTCCTTCAAAAGAAGACTACTGACACGGATGGCTATGAAGCAATCCAAATCGGTTTTGACGACAAACGTGAAAAGCTTTCTAACAAACCAGAAAAGGGCCACGTTGCTAAAGCGGAAACTGCTCCTAAGCGCTTCGTAAAAGAATTACGCGGTGCGGAGTTAGATGCGTATGAAGTTGGTCAGGAAGTCAAAGTTGATATTTTCGCAAATGGAGATATCGTAGATGTAACAGGAACATCAAAAGGTAAAGGATTCCAAGGGGCTATCAAGCGCCACGGACAATCACGCGGACCTATGACTCACGGTTCACGTTATCACCGTCGTCCTGGTTCAATGGGACCTGTTGATCCAAACCGAGTATTCAAAGGCAAACTTCTTCCAGGTCGTATGGGCGGAGAGCAAATCACTGTCCAAAACCTTGAGATCGTTAAAGTTGATGCAGAACGCAATCTTCTATTGATCAAAGGAAATGTACCAGGAGCTAAAAAATCTCTAGTAACTGTAAAGAGTGCAGTTAAATCTAAATAACTCTCTTAGGAAAGGAGGAAACAAGTCATGCCAAAAGTAGCATTATTTAACCAAAACGGTTCTACTAACGGTGAAATCGAATTAAACGCTTCTGTGTTTGGAATTGAGCCAAACGAAAGCGTAGTATTCGATGCTATTCTTATGCAAAGAGCTTCCTTACGTCAAGGAACTCACAAAGTAAAAACTCGTTCTGAAGTACGTGGCGGAGGTCGTAAGCCTTGGAGACAGAAGGGTACTGGTCGTGCTCGTCAAGGTTCTATCCGTTCACCACAATGGCGCGGAGGCGGTATCGTATTCGGTCCAACACCACGCAGCTATTCTTATAAATTACCTAAAAAAGTTCGCCGCTTGGCTATCAAGTCAGTATTGTCTTCTAAAGTAATCGACAACAACATCATCGTTCTTGAAGATCTGACTCTTGATGCAGTGAAAACGAAAGAATTCGCAGGCATCCTTAAAGGATTATCTGTCGAGAAGAAAGCGTTGATCGTCACTGCGGATGCAAACGAAACAGTTGCTTTATCTGCTCGTAACATCCCTGGAGTAACAGTTGTTGAAGCTAACGGTATCAACGTTCTTGACGTTGTCAACCACGAGAAACTTCTGATCACTAAAGCAGCGGTTGAAAAAGTAGAGGAGGGACTTGCATAATGAAAGATCCTCGTGATGTTCTAAAGCGCCCTATCATTACTGAACGTTCTGCTGATCTAATGACAGAGAAGAAGTACACGTTCGAAGTTGATGTCAGAGCTAACAAAACAGAAGTGAAAGATGCTGTTGAAGAAATCTTTGGAGTGAAAGTTGAGAAAGTCAACGTTCAAAACTACAAAGGGAAATCTAAACGCGTTGGACGCTACACTGGTATGACTAGCCGTCGCAGAAAAGCGATCGTGAAATTAACTGCTGACAGCAAAGAAATCGAAATTTTTGAAGCGTAAATCTTAAAAAGAAGGAGGGAAATTCAAAATGGCGATTAAAAAGTATAAACCAACCAGTAATGGTCGTCGTGGCATGACTACTTCAGATTTTGCTGAAATCACGACTGACAAACCAGAAAAATCGTTGCTTGCACCGCTTCACAGAAAAGGCGGACGTAACAACCAAGGTAGATTGACTGTTCGTCATCAAGGTGGCGGTCATAAACGTCAATACCGTATCATCGACTTTAAGCGTGATAAAGACGGTATACCTGGACGCGTTGCTACAATCGAGTATGATCCAAACCGTTCAGCGAACATCGCTCTTGTAAACTATGCAGATGGTGAGAAACGTTACATTCTTGCTCCGAAAGGAATCCAAGTTGGTACTGAAGTTACTTCTGGACCAGAAGCTGACATCAAGCCAGGTAACGCACTTCCACTTATCAACATCCCAGTTGGTACAGTTGTGCATAACATTGAATTAAAACCAGGTAAAGGTGGACAATTAGTTCGTTCTGCTGGTACTTCTGCTCAAGTTCTTGGTAAAGAAGGTAAATACGTTCTTGTACGTTTGAACTCAGGAGAAGTTCGTATGATTCTTTCTGCTTGCCGTGCGACTATCGGTCAAGTTGGAAACGAGCAACACGAATTAATTAACATCGGTAAAGCTGGACGTTCACGCTGGAAAGGCGTACGCCCAACAGTTCGTGGTTCTGTAATGAACCCTAACGATCACCCACACGGTGGTGGTGAAGGACGCGCTCCAATCGGACGTAAATCACCAATGTCTCCATGGGGCAAACCGACTCTTGGATTCAAGACTCGTAAGAAAACCAACAAGTCTGATAAATTCATTGTACGTCGTCGTAAAAACAAGTAACGGGGTTGTCTACGGTTCATTTAGGACCGTAGTTCAATCACGAAGGGAGGTTCCACAATGGCTCGCAGCTTAAAAAAAGGACCATTTGTTGATGATCATTTGATGGCTAAAGTCGAGAAATTGAATGAAACTGACAAAAAGCAAGTCGTAAAAACTTGGTCTCGTCGTTCTACAATTTTCCCACAATTCATCGGTCACACAATCGCTGTCTATGACGGACGCAAACATGTACCTGTTTTCATTTCTGAAGATATGGTAGGTCACAAATTGGGCGAATTCGCACCAAGCCGTACTTACAAAGGTCATGCTAGTGACGATAAAAAAACAAGACGCTAATGAGAGGAGGCTTTTAAATGCAAGCTAAAGCTGTCGCAAGAACAGTCCGTATTGCTCCTCGTAAAGCACGTCTAGTAATGGACCTGATCCGAGGTAAGCAAGTAGGAGAAGCAGTTTCTATCTTAAACCTTACACCTAAGGCTGCTTCACCAATTATTGAAAAAGTATTAAAATCTGCTATCGCAAACGCTGAGCACAACTACGAGTTGGACGCTAACAGCCTAGTGATTACTCAAGCATTCGTTGACGAAGGTCCAACACTTAAGAGATTCCGTCCACGTGCTATGGGTCGTGCGAGCGCAATTAACAAACGTACTAGCCACATTACAATCGTTGTATCAGAAAAGAAGGAGGGATAATCCGTGGGTCAAAAGGTAAATCCAGTAGGTCTTCGTATTGGCGTCATTCGTGATTGGGAATCTAAATGGTTCGCAGGAAAAGATTACGCTGACTTCTTACATGAAGACTTGAAAATCCGTGAATTCATCAGCAAGCGTTTGTCTGACGCGTCTGTTTCTAAAGTAGAAATCGAACGTGCTGCAAACCGCGTAAATATCACAATCCACACGGCTAAACCAGGTATGGTAATTGGTAAAGGCGGATCTGAAGTTGAAGCACTTCGTAAAGCTCTTAACAGCCTAACTGGCAAACGTGTACACATCAACATCCTTGAAATCAAAAGAGCAGATCTTGATGCTCAGCTAGTTGCTGAAAACATCGCTCGTCAACTTGAAAATCGTATTTCATTCCGTCGTGCACAAAAACAAACAATCCAACGCACAATGCGTGCTGGAGCACAAGGAATCAAAACAATGGTTTCTGGTCGTCTTGGCGGTGCAGATATTGCTCGTTCTGAATATTACAGTGAAGGTACTGTTCCGTTGCACACACTTCGTGCTGACATCGACTATGCTACTGCTGAAGCTGACACTACTTATGGTAAGCTTGGCGTAAAAGTATGGATCTATCGTGGAGAAGTCCTTCCAACTAAGAAGAATACTGCGGAAGGAGGAAAATAATATGTTATTGCCAAAACGCGTGAAGTATCGCAGAGAACATCGTGGAAAAATGCGTGGTCGTGCAAAAGGTGGTACTGAAGTACATTTCGGTGAGTACGGTATCCAAGCTCTAGAAGCTTCATGGATTACAAACCGTCAAATCGAAGCTGCTCGTATTGCTATGACTCGTTACATGAAACGTGGCGGTAAAGTTTGGATTAAAATTTTCCCTTCTAAGCCATACACAGCAAAACCTCTAGAGGTCCGCATGGGTTCCGGTAAAGGTGCTCCAGAAGGATGGGTAGCTGTAGTAAAACCGGGCAAAGTTTTATTTGAAATTTCTGGTGTGTCTGAAGAAGTTGCTCGTGAAGCTCTTCGTCTTGCATCTCACAAATTGCCAATTAAAACGAAGTTCGTAAAACGTGAAGAAATTGGTGGTGAATCAAATGAAAGCTAATGAAATTCGTGACCTTACCACTGCTGAAATTGAACAAAAAGTAAAGTCTCTTAAAGAAGAACTTTTCAATCTTCGTTTCCAATTAGCGACTGGGCAGCTTGAAAACACTGCTCGCATTCGTGAAGTGCGTAAATCAATCGCACGCATGAAAACTGTGATTCGTCAAAGAGAAATCGCTGCTAATAAATAATAATTAGAGGGGAGGCCCCGCAAACATGAGCGAACGTAACCAACGTAAAGTGTATCAAGGTCGTGTTGTTTCTGACAAAATGGATAAAACCATCACTGTTGTAGTTG harbors:
- the rplC gene encoding 50S ribosomal protein L3 — encoded protein: MTKGILGRKIGMTQVFAENGDLIPVTVVEAAANVVLQKKTTDTDGYEAIQIGFDDKREKLSNKPEKGHVAKAETAPKRFVKELRGAELDAYEVGQEVKVDIFANGDIVDVTGTSKGKGFQGAIKRHGQSRGPMTHGSRYHRRPGSMGPVDPNRVFKGKLLPGRMGGEQITVQNLEIVKVDAERNLLLIKGNVPGAKKSLVTVKSAVKSK
- the rplB gene encoding 50S ribosomal protein L2; the encoded protein is MAIKKYKPTSNGRRGMTTSDFAEITTDKPEKSLLAPLHRKGGRNNQGRLTVRHQGGGHKRQYRIIDFKRDKDGIPGRVATIEYDPNRSANIALVNYADGEKRYILAPKGIQVGTEVTSGPEADIKPGNALPLINIPVGTVVHNIELKPGKGGQLVRSAGTSAQVLGKEGKYVLVRLNSGEVRMILSACRATIGQVGNEQHELINIGKAGRSRWKGVRPTVRGSVMNPNDHPHGGGEGRAPIGRKSPMSPWGKPTLGFKTRKKTNKSDKFIVRRRKNK
- the rplV gene encoding 50S ribosomal protein L22 is translated as MQAKAVARTVRIAPRKARLVMDLIRGKQVGEAVSILNLTPKAASPIIEKVLKSAIANAEHNYELDANSLVITQAFVDEGPTLKRFRPRAMGRASAINKRTSHITIVVSEKKEG
- the rpsS gene encoding 30S ribosomal protein S19, yielding MARSLKKGPFVDDHLMAKVEKLNETDKKQVVKTWSRRSTIFPQFIGHTIAVYDGRKHVPVFISEDMVGHKLGEFAPSRTYKGHASDDKKTRR
- a CDS encoding alpha/beta fold hydrolase; the encoded protein is MAKTYLKKWLIGGVDQWIMIKEDHTSEAKPVLLFVHGGPGSAQISYINSFHEELNRDFTVVHWDQRGAGLSYQNNLPNTSMTIQQFIEDTIELTEKILSYLGQSKLYIAGYSWGSLIAIQAVHKRPDLYHAYYGISQVVDVLKEDIVSYDLLLKKYHRNRLFAWCLRLLTPPPWKRLSAHALFSLYKELGSVGLTHKWKPLLQMLHSFIFSKEYQLKDKWKFLKGQKFSQDMLWDELMNESIEYRVSTILIPCYFIIGEYDMITPAAVSKPYVEQLKAPIKEWFTFKESAHSPHLEEPEEFIRTIKKTAVHHLQGKLDL
- the fusA gene encoding elongation factor G: MAREFSLDKTRNIGIMAHIDAGKTTTTERILYYTGRIHKIGETHEGASQMDWMEQEQERGITITSAATTAQWKGYRVNIIDTPGHVDFTVEVERSLRVLDGAVAVLDAQSGVEPQTETVWRQATTYGVPRIVFVNKMDKTGADFLYSVSTLRDRLQANAHAIQLPIGAEDQFEGIIDLVDNVAYFYEDDLGTRSDAQEIPAEYKDKAEELRNSLIEAVAELDEELMEKYLEGEEITIPELKAAIRKGTLNVEFYPVLVGSAFKNKGVQLVLDAVLDYLPAPTDVAAIKGILPDSNEEVVRESTDDAPFSALAFKVMTDPYVGKLTFFRVYSGTLASGSYVKNSSKNKRERVGRILQMHANSREEISTVYAGDIAAAVGLKDTSTGDTLCDEKDTVILESMEFPEPVIDVAIEPKSKADQDKMGIALAKLAEEDPTFRTQTNPETGQTIISGMGELHLDIIVDRMKREFKVEANVGAPQVAYRETFRSGAKVEGKFVRQSGGRGQFGHVWIEFEPNEEGAGFEFENAIVGGVVPREYIPAIQAGLEDSLENGVLAGFPLIDIKAKLFDGSYHDVDSNEMAFKIAASMALKNAVSKCNPVLLEPMMKVEVVIPEEYMGDIMGDITSRRGRVEGMEARGNAQVVRAMVPLSEMFGYATSLRSNTQGRGTFTMHMDHYEEVPKSISEEIIKKNKGE
- the rpsC gene encoding 30S ribosomal protein S3, which codes for MGQKVNPVGLRIGVIRDWESKWFAGKDYADFLHEDLKIREFISKRLSDASVSKVEIERAANRVNITIHTAKPGMVIGKGGSEVEALRKALNSLTGKRVHINILEIKRADLDAQLVAENIARQLENRISFRRAQKQTIQRTMRAGAQGIKTMVSGRLGGADIARSEYYSEGTVPLHTLRADIDYATAEADTTYGKLGVKVWIYRGEVLPTKKNTAEGGK
- the rplP gene encoding 50S ribosomal protein L16; its protein translation is MLLPKRVKYRREHRGKMRGRAKGGTEVHFGEYGIQALEASWITNRQIEAARIAMTRYMKRGGKVWIKIFPSKPYTAKPLEVRMGSGKGAPEGWVAVVKPGKVLFEISGVSEEVAREALRLASHKLPIKTKFVKREEIGGESNES
- the rplD gene encoding 50S ribosomal protein L4 encodes the protein MPKVALFNQNGSTNGEIELNASVFGIEPNESVVFDAILMQRASLRQGTHKVKTRSEVRGGGRKPWRQKGTGRARQGSIRSPQWRGGGIVFGPTPRSYSYKLPKKVRRLAIKSVLSSKVIDNNIIVLEDLTLDAVKTKEFAGILKGLSVEKKALIVTADANETVALSARNIPGVTVVEANGINVLDVVNHEKLLITKAAVEKVEEGLA
- the rpsL gene encoding 30S ribosomal protein S12; its protein translation is MPTINQLIRKGRVSKVENSKSPALNKGYNSFKKEHTNVTSPQKRGVCTRVGTMTPKKPNSALRKYARVRLSNLIEVTAYIPGIGHNLQEHSVVLIRGGRVKDLPGVRYHIVRGALDTAGVDGRMQGRSKYGTKRPKQSK
- the rpsJ gene encoding 30S ribosomal protein S10; protein product: MAKQKIRIRLKAYDHRILDQSAEKIVETAKRSGASVSGPIPLPTEKSVYTILRAVHKYKDSREQFEMRTHKRLIDIVNPTPQTVDALMRLDLPSGVDIEIKL
- the rpmC gene encoding 50S ribosomal protein L29, whose translation is MKANEIRDLTTAEIEQKVKSLKEELFNLRFQLATGQLENTARIREVRKSIARMKTVIRQREIAANK
- the tuf gene encoding elongation factor Tu, which gives rise to MAKEKFDRSKSHANIGTIGHVDHGKTTLTAAISTVLHKKSGKGTAMAYDQIDGAPEERERGITISTAHVEYETETRHYAHVDCPGHADYVKNMITGAAQMDGAILVVSAADGPMPQTREHILLSRNVGVPYIVVFLNKCDMVDDEELLELVEMEVRDLLSDYDFPGDDVPVIKGSALKALEGDADYEAKIFELMDAVDEYIPTPERDTEKPFMMPVEDVFSITGRGTVATGRVERGQVKVGDEVEIIGLQEENGKTTVTGVEMFRKLLDYAEAGDNIGALLRGVSREDIQRGQVLAKPGTITPHSRFKAEVYVLSKEEGGRHTPFFANYRPQFYFRTTDVTGIVHLPEGTEMVMPGDNTEMEVELISTIAIEEGTRFSIREGGRTVGSGVVSSIIK
- the rpsG gene encoding 30S ribosomal protein S7 yields the protein MPRKGPVAKRDVLPDPIYNSKLVSRLINKMMIDGKRGKSQTILYKSFDIIKERTGNEAMEVFEQALKNIMPVLEVKARRVGGANYQVPVEVRPDRRTTLGLRWLVNYARLRGEKTMEERLANEILDAANNTGAAVKKREDTHKMAEANKAFAHYRW
- the rplW gene encoding 50S ribosomal protein L23, with the protein product MKDPRDVLKRPIITERSADLMTEKKYTFEVDVRANKTEVKDAVEEIFGVKVEKVNVQNYKGKSKRVGRYTGMTSRRRKAIVKLTADSKEIEIFEA